One Hordeum vulgare subsp. vulgare chromosome 4H, MorexV3_pseudomolecules_assembly, whole genome shotgun sequence DNA window includes the following coding sequences:
- the LOC123451012 gene encoding uncharacterized protein LOC123451012: MAIMQFHSLVVLLVLLLCGAGGSSTPQPAPLTQDDLCVGISTSNGELACLVNAALACLVQNAITDEVTFTPCFITVVLKEKCLAKDKGEPNNKDHCIGINVDIDNEQLSCLGDYAWTCYNSFTGHIPPVFTACFQGSVFKCTRH, from the exons ATGGCAATCATGCAGTTCCACTCCCTCGTTGTCCTCCTAGTGTTGCTGCTATGCGGAGCAGGCGGCTCCTCCACACCACAGCCGGCGCCGCTGACACAAGACGATCTGTGTGTCGGCATAAG CACGTCCAACGGAGAGCTGGCGTGCCTCGTCAACGCCGCACTGGCGTGCTTGGTACAGAATGCCATCACTGACGAGGTTACCTTCACGCCATGCTTCATCACAGTCGTCCTGAAGGAGAAATGCTTGGCCAAGGATAAGGGGGAGCCTAATAACAAGGACCACTGCATCGGCATAAACGTTGACATCGACAACGAACAGCTGTCATGCCTTGGAGATTACGCCTGGACCTGCTACAACAGCTTCACCGGGCACATCCCTCCCGTGTTCACCGCGTGCTTCCAAGGCAGCGTCTTCAAGTGCACCCGACATTGA